A stretch of Penaeus vannamei isolate JL-2024 chromosome 18, ASM4276789v1, whole genome shotgun sequence DNA encodes these proteins:
- the LOC113812703 gene encoding activating signal cointegrator 1 complex subunit 2 — MSSTGAIPKGGVRPKDDSEISGEPLDKKFITENTKGLEKRIPALHIGWVEKGTYIKYDPPPLPDDDGILPPGARESWLEQMEFLEQDLQNLLNLPHHRFWSHVVFDTAIHECLESYITSGPRWYDDDTLDHYSQPIVESIHKLVFLIYVRMATFKESKTCHITPSAFGDIIYDNFLFDICKLLDICVLYGPNNYALIGKMISNIFANQPKYYDDLEQIMSSMNMALENIEEKLNVAENYIPVALGSSEGELSLADLHDLTLYLLDTFYSLQMLLSLHPPAARVFHKASFELRLSACYERVIPSLVENLSDWSQEPDHALWATKLIQKVQIARASMLATFRYILHNKCIAPLNTSDKPVSITVEECIEKFVQVMSTCVEERVFISDYCSLYPLSKETEFYQQHGGDITNLSFITDAVQSVLLEMGLSNDLKELSLQEGVENSIDVSGMNGYADVGSSLPTDIEMASLVSSVQDLLPDLGAGFIQECLKYYGYSSEEVINALLEGNLPPSLITLDRNMPATEPPPVEPPVEEKIEAKTVRQVDYMDRANVYDNDEFDVFNKKEVDRSKIHKGKKSDRHQKESMDKASIDKVKEIARMYDERGGRSIYEDELVVDEDGEEGYSMWNYDDEYDDTYDDNETRNIDDFEIDKKIKKRPGIIGAGALNNRFQYDDDSDEEEMEEETQTQQEAPATQAPKQGYPGGARPKNKGSTRGVQRLQPNNKSSKPKGKTPTPEREQEEEPNRRESEMNKTSRSSGVNFIPFCENPEDIRKRREQHRLNNMANKGHRGRGGRPGRDTETQNGFDGERRPKVSTSSNKNSGKSWRSGEWNEDDNKRPGGKYKEDTNHGKMQSRDYRHKMIHKNEHKRQGAQAKFNRNN, encoded by the exons ATGAGCAGCACCGGAGCTATTCCTAAGGGTGGAGTGAGGCCTAAG GATGATAGTGAAATCTCAGGGGAACCATTAGATAAGAAATTCATCACAGAAAATACCAAAGGCTTGGAGAAAAGAATACCTGCATTG CACATAGGATGGGTCGAGAAAGGGACGTATATCAAGTACGACCCCCCTCCGTTACCAGATGACGATGGAATCTTGCCTCCAGGAGCTCGCGAGTCTTGGTTGGAGCAGATGGAATTCCTGGAGCAGGATTTGCAGAATCTCTTAAATCTCCCACATCATAG ATTTTGGTCACATGTAGTGTTTGACACAGCAATCCATGAGTGTCTGGAGTCCTACATAACCAGTGGTCCAAGATGGTATGATGACGACACATTGGATCACTATTCACAACCAATCGTAGAAAGTATACACAAGCTGGTGTTCCTGATATATGTACGAATGGCTACCTTTAAGGAATCTAAG ACCTGTCACATAACCCCTTCTGCATTTGgtgatattatttatgataatttccTTTTTGATATATGCAAATTACTTGACATCTGTGTTCTGTATGGACCGAACAATTATGCATTGATTGGTAAAATGATCTCGAACATCTTTGCAAATCAGCCCAAATATTATGATGATCTTGAGCAAATTATGTCTTCCATGAATATG GCTTTAGAAAATATTGAAGAGAAATTGAATGTTGCAGAGAATTATATACCTGTTGCCCTAGGTAGTTCCGAAGGAGAGCTGTCGTTAGCAGATTTGCACGATTTAACCTTATACCTATTAGACACATTCTACTCTCTGCAAATGCTCCTTTCTCTTCACCCACCAGCAGCAAGAGTTTTCCATAAAGCCTCATTTGAATTAag GTTATCAGCTTGTTACGAAAGAGTCATTCCGTCTCTAGTGGAGAACCTGAGTGATTGGTCTCAAGAACCAGATCATGCGCTATGGGCAACCAAGCTCATTCAAAAGGTCCAGATAGCCAGGGCATCCATGCTCGCAACCTTTAGATATATTTTGCACAACAAGTGTATAGCTCCTCTGAACACAAGTGATAA ACCGGTGTCAATTACAGTCGAAGAATGCATTGAGAAATTTGTTCAGGTCATGTCAACTTGTGTGGAGGAGAGAGTTTTCATTTCTGACTACTGCTCATTGTATCCCTTGAGCAAAGAAACTGAATTCTACCAg CAACATGGAGGTGACATCACAAATCTTAGCTTTATTACTGATGCAGTGCAGTCAGTTCTCTTAGAGATGGGATTATCAAATGACTTGAAGGAACTATCACTACAAGAGGGAGTTGAG AATTCAATTGATGTAAGTGGCATGAATGGATACGCAGATGTTGGTTCATCATTGCCAACAGACATAGAAATGGCTTCCTTGGTGTCGAGTGTTCAGGATCTTCTTCCGGATTTAGGAGCAGGATTCATCCAGGAATGTCTGAA GTACTATGGTTATTCATCGGAAGAAGTTATCAATGCACTCTTAGAAGGCAACCTACCTCCATCTCTGATCACTTTAGATCGCAATATGCCTGCAACTGAACCACCTCCTGTGGAACCACCTGTAGAAGAAAAGATTGAA gCAAAGACTGTACGTCAGGTAGACTACATGGACAGGGCCAATGTCTATGACAATGATGAATTTGATGTTTTCAATAAAAAAGAAGTTGATAGGTCAAAAATTCATAAAGGCAAGAAGTCTGATAGGCATCAGAAAGAAAGCATGGACAAAGCAAGCATAGACAAG GTGAAGGAGATAGCAAGAATGtatgatgagagaggaggaagaagcatatATGAAGATGAGCTGGTGGTTgacgaagatggagaggagggctACAGTATGTGGAATTATGACGATGAATATGATGACACCTACGATGATAATGAGACCAGAAACATTGATGACTTTGaaattgataagaaaataaagaa ACGTCCTGGTATTATTGGAGCTGGTGCACTGAATAACCGCTTCCAATATGATGACGATTCagatgaagaggaaatggaagaggagactCAGACTCAGCAGGAGGCTCCAGCGACTCAGGCTCCAAAGCAAGG ATACCCCGGTGGTGCAAGGCCAAAGAACAAAGGCAGCACAAGAGGCGTGCAAAGGCTTCAGCCCAACAATAAATCAAGTAAGCCGAAAGGAAAGACACCCACCCCAGaaagggaacaggaggaagaaccAAATAGACGGGAGTCAGAAATGAATAAAACTAGCAGAAGCTCGGGTGTTAATTTTATACCTTTTTGCGAGAATCCAGAGGATATAAGGAAGCGGAGAGAACAACATAGGCTGAATAACATGGCAAACAAAGG AcatagaggcagaggaggaagaccaGGAAGAGATACAGAAACTCAAAATGGTTTTGATGGAGAGAGGAGACCTAAGGTGTCCACCAGCTCAAACAAGAATAGTGGTAAAAGCTGGCGTTCTGGAGAATGGAATGAAGATGACAACAAAAGACCTGGAGGCAAAT ACAAAGAAGATACAAATCATGGAAAGATGCAGAGCAGGGACTATCGCCACAAGATGATCCATAAGAACGAGCACAAGCGGCAAGGAGCACAAGCCAAATTCAACAGAAATAACTAA